In the genome of Oscillatoria salina IIICB1, the window GTTGCTGCTGGTGGTGTTTGCGGTTTTTTCGGTTGTGTCTGCTGAGTTTGGGGTTGTACTTCCAGCGTTTGCTGTTGAGATTGCTGTGATGCAGATTGATTTTTTTGCTCCTGTGGCTGTTGCTGTGGCTCAGAGGAGTTAGAATTATTATTTCTTTGGGGTTGAATGGCTTGAGAGGTGGTTTGTCCTGGATTCGGCTTAACTTGGACAGCAGGGGGGGGTGGTAATTTTTCGGCTGAGTTGAGATTTGGCGGTAATGTTGGTGTAGGTTGGGGGCTTTGATTGGGTGAGGTGGGAAATAAATCGGGAACTAGGGCGATCGGTGCTTCTTCGTTGTAGAGTAATTGATCTTGTTCGGTTTCGCTGCTAGCTACGGAATTTTCTGAACTTGGGCTGTCAAAATCAACTACGCGCGCGATCGCTGTAGTTAAACCAACTGCTAAAATTGCGGCGGCGGCAGTACCAACCCAAATTGGTTTACGTTCTCCTTTAATTCCTTTGAGTTGGGGTAAGGTGTCTAGTTCGGAGCTATACTCTTCTAAGGCGGTGGCTAAGTCGAATAATTGCAACACGGAAAGATTAATCGAAATTCCGGTTTCATCGTTAGCGAGAGAACCAAGAAATAAGTCATGAGCAAGCAATCCTCTGGCTTTAAGATAGGGAGTTGTGGCTAATGCTTGGACTGAAGGTTGTCCTTCTGGGTTGGGTTGAATTTGAGTGGGACTGTATGCGGAGAAACTTTCTGGTTTGCTGCTAGCAATTAAAGGTGTCTGAGGTGTGGGATTGAGGAGAAATTCTTGGACATAGACTGTGACTGCTTCACAAAGTAATTCTAATTGAGCGCGATCGCCACGAATACTTACTTGTTGGTCTTCGGGAACTCTGGGATCGTCAAAACGAAGCTTGAAACGAACGTTTTTCAGCAAAGGACGATCTCGCCATCTGGATAAGGGCGAGGTTTTTGCCATAATTTCCAGAGTGCAAGTCGGGGGGGTGTAACGTCGAATGACTGAGTTAGAAGCTAGCATAGTTTTTCCGGGTGTCATTTATTCTTTGTCATTTGCTTCTCGTCTTGGTGACTGAGGACAAATGACTAATGACCAGTAAGCGATCGCTATTTAACGTTAACGTGAGTGGTCGAGGAGTGCTAACCAAAGACGGCGATGACCGTTAACTGCACTATAAAACAGCAAGTCGATCAGCAGTTTAAATGCTAGATCGTTAAGATCCTCTGGTGAAAGCTCTTCGGTGTCTTCCATGCGTTCTTCATAGGTGTTGCTAAAGCCATCGAGATAATCTCCTAGTAAAGCAGCGCGATGGGGTTCTTTGTTTTGTTCTACCATTTGTTCGAGTAAACTAACCGCACGACGAATTAATTCTTGGTGCTGTTTGGCGAGATGGCAGATAATCAAAACTAGCGATCGCGCTTCTTCGACATCGAGTTTTTTCCTTCCTCCTGAACTTCTCCGTCGGGGGTTGGACTGACGCAAGCGCCATAAGCCCACACGGTCGGCGACAATTGACTTGAGGTTGAGTTCGTCTGCTGCTTGTAGCATTGCTTCGGAACCGATGCCTGTCAAAGCTTCTAAAGCCAATAATATCAAGTCTAGGTGGGTTTTGATATTTTCCAGTTGTCCTGCTTCTGGTTCGTTAGCCAAAGGCAGATCGTCTAACTGGGGAGATGAGGTCGGTACATTAGCGGTCGAACGCATAACTATAGCTTAAGGAATTTTCTCGGTTTCGGTTTCCCTGTTACCATTGTTGAAACCGACTACCGAATTTTAAGGGTAGTTTCTCACAAGCTTATCCAATCTAGCGGCGATCTAGCTCAAATTCGCGATTGTCACTCCTGCTCCTCCTTCATTTTGCGGTGCTAGCTCGAATTTTTTCACTTGAGGATGCTGTTTTAAGAATTCTTGCACTCCTTGGCGCAATCGTCCAGTTCCTTTACCATGAATTATCCAGAGGACGCTTTCACCGTTGGCTGCGGCTTCAGCGATCGCGCGATCTAACTCAATCTCGGCGTTGGCTACTCGGCTTCCCCGCACGTCTAGGGTGTTTTTTGATGTCCTGATTGTGGGTTTGGTTCCCGTTGTGGCAGGTTTGGGGTTGACAGGTTCGGCTTTTTGTGCTTTTGGTTTGTCTACTTTTTGACCGTCGAGAGATTCGAGGTCGTAAATTGGGAGGGTCATTTTCATTAAGCCGAATTTGACAGTTACTTCGTCGTTATCGGGAATTTCGAGGATTTCCGCAGTTTGACCTAATCGCGGGATTTTCACTCTTTCCCCAACTTGAGGACGATAATCGGGTTTTTGCTTGGGTTTCTCTTGCTTGGGTATGCGAGTTTCGGCAATTTTATTCAGTGCATCGGTTGCTTTTTGGGCTTTTTGAGCAGTTTTTGTCCCTCGTTGTAACTCGCGAATTACTTGAGCAATTTCTTCTTTCGCTGCGGCGATCGCGTCGCTAACTGCTCTTTCTTGTGATAATTTTAAGTCTTTTTCTCGTTGTTGTAAATTATTTGCTCTTTGGGATACTTCTTGATAAAAAGTTTCGGCTTTTTTCAGCAATTGACTAGCTTCTTTTGCCTGATTTTCTTGTTCTCTTCGTTGCGCTTCTAAACCAGCAATAACTTCATTAACATCTTGGGTAAAACCACCCACACGATTTTGGGCTGATTCGACAATTTCTGAATTTAACCCCAAACGACGAGCAATTGTTAAAGCATTTGAGCGACCGGGAATACCCCATAATAAACGATAAGTTGGTTGAAGAGATTTGTCATCAAATTCTACCGAAGCATTTTCAAAGCGATCGTCTTGATATTTCAGTGCTTTTAATTCACCATAGTGAGTTGTAGCGACAGTTAAACGTACCCTTTCACAGAGATATTGTAAAAGCGCGATCGCTAAAGCACTTCCTTCGGCGGGATCGGTTCCTGCCCCTACTTCATCTAATAATACTAAGCAAGAATTAAGCTTGGCAAATTGATTTTCCTCAACCGAATTATCTTCAGAAGATTCTCCCCCAATTGCTTCAATAATTCGACTAATACGACGAATATGACCAGAAAAAGTAGACAAACTTTGTTCTAAAGATTGTTCGTCACCAATATCAGCTAAAATTTGTTCAAACCAAGGTAATTCTACAGGTTCTTTCGCCGGAATAAATAAACCCGCTTTCGCCATTAAAGCTACCAAACCGAGAGTTTTCAACGTTACCGTTTTTCCGCCTGTATTCGGTCCAGTAATCGCGACAACCCGAATTTTTGGGTCAACTAAAACATTAATTGGTACAGGTTCCGTCCCTTGTTCGTGTTGATGTTGCCAAACTAATAAAGGATGGCGTAACTGACGCAAAGTTACCGTTTCCTTAGCTTCAATAAAGCGAGGCGGATTCGCTTCTAACCATAAACTATAACGAGCCTTGGCGGTTGCTAAATCGAGAATTGTCGCAACTGCGAGTAACTGTTCTAAATCAGCTTGAACTTCAGCAATTTGGGCGCTTAATTTCCGCAAAATTGCTTCTTCTTCAACTTGTTCTTGACGCTGATATTGTCGCAGTTGATTGCCTAAACCAACAATACTGTTTGGTTCGATATATAGAGTTGCACCTGTACTCGAAGTATCGTGAACAATACCCGGAATCGCATCCTTTTGCGGCGCTTTTACGGGAATTACAAAACGAGAACCCCGTTGAGTAATTGTTAACTCTTGAACAGCACCGCTTTGTCGCTGCAAAATATTATTCAGCTTTTGATAAATTTTGTCTCGGTAACTCTTAATTTGAATGCGGATATTAGCTAACTTAGGACTAGCGCGATCGCTAACTTTAGCGCGATCGTCGATACAGCGATGAATTTCTTGTTCTAATTCTGGATAAGTTCGCACCGTAGCGACTAACTCAGTTAAAGTGGGGACATCCTCTCGATCGTCGATTGTGCGTCGTAAACGTCTCATCCCAGAAAGAGTCGTCGCGATCGCCAAAAGTTCCTCTCCCGACAGCATTCCCCCTAATTCTGCTCTTGACAGCGACGCACCAATATCCTCAATTCCCTCAAAAGACAATCCCGAAAGCAAATGAGTTTCCAACTCATAAACTTCCTTCGTTTGCGCCAATAACTGTAAACTCTCAGTTTGAGACGCAGGCGGCTGCAAATGACGCGCCGCCACAGCACCCAGTTTCGTCGCTGCAAATGT includes:
- a CDS encoding DUF4335 domain-containing protein, producing the protein MTPGKTMLASNSVIRRYTPPTCTLEIMAKTSPLSRWRDRPLLKNVRFKLRFDDPRVPEDQQVSIRGDRAQLELLCEAVTVYVQEFLLNPTPQTPLIASSKPESFSAYSPTQIQPNPEGQPSVQALATTPYLKARGLLAHDLFLGSLANDETGISINLSVLQLFDLATALEEYSSELDTLPQLKGIKGERKPIWVGTAAAAILAVGLTTAIARVVDFDSPSSENSVASSETEQDQLLYNEEAPIALVPDLFPTSPNQSPQPTPTLPPNLNSAEKLPPPPAVQVKPNPGQTTSQAIQPQRNNNSNSSEPQQQPQEQKNQSASQQSQQQTLEVQPQTQQTQPKKPQTPPAATAVAPKVPPRENPTPPRVSPEPQAVKPEVPPPEPANRPNTTRVEAETPSPQPTIAASPTTQPTIPSDRPTLTPKTSNQQQTRSASPSPSPSPSPQPQANPELATSSGVAREATGDTLFDNIPQIGEARRYFEARWVPPDGLTQTLEYRLVLNQNGTIQRIIPLGEASKHNIDWTDIPLIGEPFVSPIERQGNPRIRLVLKPDGEVQTFLDN
- a CDS encoding DUF3038 domain-containing protein, with translation MRSTANVPTSSPQLDDLPLANEPEAGQLENIKTHLDLILLALEALTGIGSEAMLQAADELNLKSIVADRVGLWRLRQSNPRRRSSGGRKKLDVEEARSLVLIICHLAKQHQELIRRAVSLLEQMVEQNKEPHRAALLGDYLDGFSNTYEERMEDTEELSPEDLNDLAFKLLIDLLFYSAVNGHRRLWLALLDHSR
- a CDS encoding endonuclease MutS2; the protein is MIQAETLELLEWSRLCQHLSTFAATKLGAVAARHLQPPASQTESLQLLAQTKEVYELETHLLSGLSFEGIEDIGASLSRAELGGMLSGEELLAIATTLSGMRRLRRTIDDREDVPTLTELVATVRTYPELEQEIHRCIDDRAKVSDRASPKLANIRIQIKSYRDKIYQKLNNILQRQSGAVQELTITQRGSRFVIPVKAPQKDAIPGIVHDTSSTGATLYIEPNSIVGLGNQLRQYQRQEQVEEEAILRKLSAQIAEVQADLEQLLAVATILDLATAKARYSLWLEANPPRFIEAKETVTLRQLRHPLLVWQHQHEQGTEPVPINVLVDPKIRVVAITGPNTGGKTVTLKTLGLVALMAKAGLFIPAKEPVELPWFEQILADIGDEQSLEQSLSTFSGHIRRISRIIEAIGGESSEDNSVEENQFAKLNSCLVLLDEVGAGTDPAEGSALAIALLQYLCERVRLTVATTHYGELKALKYQDDRFENASVEFDDKSLQPTYRLLWGIPGRSNALTIARRLGLNSEIVESAQNRVGGFTQDVNEVIAGLEAQRREQENQAKEASQLLKKAETFYQEVSQRANNLQQREKDLKLSQERAVSDAIAAAKEEIAQVIRELQRGTKTAQKAQKATDALNKIAETRIPKQEKPKQKPDYRPQVGERVKIPRLGQTAEILEIPDNDEVTVKFGLMKMTLPIYDLESLDGQKVDKPKAQKAEPVNPKPATTGTKPTIRTSKNTLDVRGSRVANAEIELDRAIAEAAANGESVLWIIHGKGTGRLRQGVQEFLKQHPQVKKFELAPQNEGGAGVTIANLS